A genome region from Ciona intestinalis unplaced genomic scaffold, KH HT000052.1, whole genome shotgun sequence includes the following:
- the LOC104265597 gene encoding methionine aminopeptidase 1D, mitochondrial-like, whose product KEIFPKIKSDDEIKKIRKSCHLACDALKVAAEIIKPGITTEYIDEVVHNEIISQGAYPSPLGYKGFPKSCCTSVNNVACHGIPDSTILMDGDVINVDVSVYYDGYHGDTSDTFAVGKVDEAGLKLIEVTKESLEHAIKSCRPGTTFSSIGDHIEGFVEKYGFTVCREYVGHGIGEDFHEAPDIRHYRNHHAPFSMEVGMVFTIEPIIMEGGCGVWKHGDGWTVLATDNKRSAQSEHTLLITDGGCEVLTL is encoded by the coding sequence aaagaaattttccccaaaataaaaagtgacgacgaaattaaaaaaattcggAAATCATGCCATTTGGCTTGCGATGCCCTGAAGGTGGCAGCAGAGATAATTAAACCTGGGATTACAACGGAATATATTGATGAGGTCGTACATAACGAGATTATCAGTCAAGGGGCTTACCCCTCACCCCTGGGGTACAAAGGGTTCCCCAAATCTTGCTGCACATCCGTTAACAATGTAGCGTGTCATGGGATTCCAGATTCAACCATTCTTATggatggtgatgtcataaatgtTGATGTATCTGTTTACTATGATGGTTACCATGGAGACACTTCGGATACTTTTGCTGTTGGTAAAGTTGACGAGGCTGGGTTGAAGTTGATTGAGGTGACCAAGGAGAGTTTGGAACATGCTATTAAAAGTTGTAGACCTGGGACCACATTCAGCAGCATTGGGGACCATATTGAGGGCTTTGTTGAGAAGTATGGGTTCACTGTGTGTCGCGAATACGTTGGGCATGGAATTGGTGAGGATTTTCATGAAGCACCAGATATTCGTCATTATAGAAACCACCACGCACCCTTTTCAATGGAGGTGGGAATGGTGTTTACGATCGAGCCTATTATAATGGAGGGAGGGTGTGGTGTGTGGAAACATGGGGATGGCTGGACAGTGTTGGCCACGGATAATAAACGATCAGCACAAAGTGAGCATACGTTGTTGATCACTGATGGTGGTTGTGAGGTCTTGACATTGTAA